The Fulvivirga ligni genome window below encodes:
- a CDS encoding mechanosensitive ion channel family protein codes for MKLNTFIDSHPLITAVVIFIFAFLLTLAGRAILFKFLKHYSKNEDQIIFESMQKRLQGSFFIFVPCIIVHIAVSYLDIEMEHVVWIQKLLEVAIIISMAIIIIRLINVFQDVLFSKYDISQADNLKARKARTQIMYVKKIAMVIVAVLAVAIILLSFDSVRKYGATILTGAGVAGIIIGFALQKTLANLFAGIQIAFTQPIKIDDAVVVENEWGWIEEINLTYVVVRIWDMRRLVLPITYFTETPFQNWTRSTAQILGSVFLYIDYTLPLEPLRKHFDEVLESTSMWDKDAKAFQVTDTSEKTMTIRLLMTAKNSPTAWDLRCYVREHMIEFIQKEFPQCLPRTRATLEGNLFSNNTNAVEQAFGH; via the coding sequence ATGAAATTAAACACATTCATTGATTCACATCCCCTCATCACTGCTGTTGTTATTTTCATATTTGCATTTTTACTCACTTTAGCCGGGAGGGCTATCCTTTTCAAGTTTTTAAAGCATTATTCTAAAAATGAAGATCAGATCATTTTTGAATCTATGCAGAAAAGACTGCAAGGGTCGTTCTTCATTTTCGTTCCCTGCATTATAGTGCATATAGCCGTTTCCTATCTGGATATAGAAATGGAGCATGTTGTATGGATACAGAAGCTTCTTGAAGTAGCCATTATCATTTCAATGGCCATTATTATCATTAGGCTGATCAACGTCTTCCAAGATGTACTTTTCTCTAAATACGACATCTCTCAGGCTGACAACCTGAAAGCCAGAAAGGCACGAACACAGATAATGTATGTAAAGAAAATAGCTATGGTGATAGTAGCGGTATTAGCCGTAGCCATTATTTTACTCAGCTTTGACAGCGTAAGAAAGTATGGAGCCACTATACTTACTGGTGCCGGAGTAGCAGGAATTATTATTGGTTTTGCCTTACAGAAAACCCTGGCCAATCTCTTCGCGGGCATCCAGATAGCGTTTACTCAACCTATAAAAATAGATGACGCCGTGGTAGTAGAAAATGAGTGGGGCTGGATAGAAGAAATCAACCTGACTTACGTGGTTGTAAGAATATGGGATATGAGGCGCCTGGTATTGCCCATCACCTATTTTACGGAAACTCCTTTTCAAAACTGGACCAGAAGCACAGCCCAGATATTAGGGTCAGTGTTTTTATATATTGATTACACTTTGCCGCTAGAGCCTTTAAGAAAACATTTCGATGAGGTTTTAGAAAGCACCAGTATGTGGGATAAAGATGCCAAGGCTTTCCAGGTAACGGATACTAGCGAAAAAACCATGACCATTAGACTCTTGATGACAGCTAAAAACTCTCCCACAGCCTGGGACCTTCGCTGCTATGTGAGAGAACATATGATAGAGTTTATACAAAAAGAATTCCCTCAATGCTTACCCAGAACACGGGCAACCCTTGAGGGAAATCTATTTAGCAATAATACTAATGCTGTGGAACAAGCATTTGGCCATTAA
- a CDS encoding TolB family protein, whose translation MHRTYLTFLLLFIAISMYGQTKVRPLPANINRPSINLYAPFVSGDGKTIVYLSDYTDDGYHGMRWATKKTVSTWNDGQEVNKLTNRPTLNFRGGYSLSFDGDMLLFTSRKSGLGGFDLWYSDRRGDDWAAPKNFGMPVNSSANEGSPMLSPDGEYLYFMRCDQMSEHKGASGCQIMVSKKSYKGWEEPVALPSNINTGNSQMPRILADGETLIFSSDQMGGKGGMDLFISTKEGDSWSEPVALDFINTEKDDQFVSIPAKGRYLYTEIDGVKDREIAEVLIPEEFQPKKVMRIRGTVTDATTSEPLNANLTVFNVGMRDRLWNEKVGKAGEFAIVLKEGAVYDISIDVDDPGYMYFSKIYDLEEVGSRDKENLNISLQPIKKGDVYPLDILFKEHSAELSDDGIFELRRVADLMRKNSSMKVELEVMLNNYLQDSMASNPDLTEVKVDTSYQTASYKESSTDSVKSISRGSAIILTAPDSMRVEDKEPVMELTYTYHNDRTQQQAEAIKEYITGRGIAEDRIEIKATKKENETAEKPIEVKMKILSL comes from the coding sequence ATGCACAGGACCTACCTCACTTTTTTACTCTTATTTATAGCAATAAGCATGTATGGTCAAACCAAAGTAAGACCATTACCCGCCAATATAAACAGACCTTCTATTAACCTTTATGCTCCGTTTGTAAGTGGTGATGGTAAAACCATCGTATACCTTTCTGACTACACTGATGATGGCTACCATGGCATGCGCTGGGCCACTAAAAAAACTGTATCTACCTGGAATGACGGGCAGGAGGTAAACAAGTTAACCAATAGGCCCACATTAAATTTCAGAGGCGGCTACAGCTTAAGTTTTGATGGAGACATGTTATTGTTCACTTCTAGAAAAAGTGGATTGGGAGGTTTTGATCTATGGTATAGTGATAGGAGAGGAGACGACTGGGCCGCACCCAAAAACTTCGGTATGCCTGTAAATAGTAGTGCTAATGAAGGCAGCCCCATGCTATCTCCAGATGGAGAATATTTATATTTCATGCGTTGCGACCAAATGAGTGAACATAAGGGAGCTAGTGGATGCCAGATTATGGTTTCAAAAAAATCATATAAGGGGTGGGAAGAACCTGTGGCTTTACCATCAAATATTAACACGGGCAACTCACAAATGCCACGTATACTTGCTGATGGTGAGACTCTTATATTCTCCTCAGACCAGATGGGTGGCAAGGGTGGTATGGACCTTTTTATAAGTACAAAAGAAGGCGATAGCTGGTCTGAACCGGTAGCGTTGGATTTTATCAACACAGAAAAAGACGATCAGTTTGTAAGTATTCCTGCTAAAGGGCGTTATTTATATACTGAAATAGATGGTGTAAAAGACCGGGAAATAGCTGAAGTGCTGATTCCTGAAGAATTTCAACCTAAAAAGGTGATGAGGATAAGAGGTACTGTTACGGATGCTACTACCAGCGAGCCTCTAAACGCTAACCTAACAGTATTTAATGTAGGCATGAGGGACCGACTATGGAACGAGAAAGTAGGAAAAGCTGGTGAATTTGCCATCGTACTTAAAGAAGGAGCAGTATATGATATTTCTATAGATGTGGATGATCCTGGCTATATGTATTTTTCTAAAATATACGATCTGGAAGAAGTGGGATCCCGAGATAAGGAAAATTTAAATATTAGCCTTCAGCCTATAAAGAAAGGCGATGTTTACCCTCTTGACATTTTATTTAAAGAGCACTCTGCAGAGCTTAGCGATGACGGTATTTTTGAATTGCGCCGAGTGGCTGATTTGATGAGAAAAAACTCTTCAATGAAAGTAGAGCTGGAGGTAATGCTCAATAATTATCTGCAAGATTCAATGGCTTCTAATCCTGATCTTACGGAGGTAAAAGTGGACACCAGCTACCAAACGGCATCGTACAAAGAAAGCTCCACGGACTCTGTGAAGAGCATCAGTAGAGGCAGTGCAATAATTCTTACAGCACCGGACAGTATGCGCGTAGAAGACAAAGAACCGGTAATGGAGCTGACCTACACCTACCATAATGATAGAACTCAACAGCAAGCTGAAGCCATAAAGGAATATATAACTGGTAGGGGAATAGCGGAAGATAGAATTGAGATTAAGGCTACCAAAAAAGAAAATGAGACAGCAGAAAAACCTATAGAGGTGAAAATGAAGATTTTATCACTCTAG
- the hpf gene encoding ribosome hibernation-promoting factor, HPF/YfiA family: MKLQMHSIHFDADQKLIDFVQKKVDKLETFYDRVIDGEVFFRLNNSGIENKTVEIKLNIPGNQLFAKEDAKSFEEAADLATEALRRQIRKFKVKQIAH; this comes from the coding sequence ATGAAGTTACAAATGCACTCAATTCACTTCGATGCCGATCAGAAACTGATTGACTTCGTTCAAAAGAAAGTAGATAAGTTAGAGACTTTTTACGATAGAGTGATTGATGGGGAAGTGTTTTTTAGGTTAAACAATTCCGGAATTGAAAACAAAACCGTAGAAATAAAATTAAATATACCTGGCAATCAGCTGTTTGCAAAAGAAGACGCCAAAAGCTTTGAAGAAGCTGCTGATCTGGCCACTGAAGCATTAAGGAGACAAATCAGAAAGTTTAAGGTTAAACAAATAGCCCATTAG
- a CDS encoding caspase family protein — protein sequence MRIYNFLIFSLFFLSVAISNAQDIETVVQRGHYAAVKAVAFTPDGKYLLTGSRDKSIKLWDFESGREVRSYLGHKSTVNDIDITSDGKYFVSSSADRTAKYWEISTGKLIRSFDIHKDYVTEVKLSEDDKVLFTGGYDFKAYLWNVATGDTIRSIKVDPDKGLGYGVTAAFHPNGRFLAIGNDNSTTRVIDLKSDKEFYVNKPSSGSCGGCGTSVSYAQKGSYLIMAPNKGRIKVQDIEAEKITEIETYIDEYQTVAMNDQGDAIMALGEDSLKLYSWPAVKLIYAIDLGFSAEARGAAFSPNGKNIVVVSDDQSMNVYDAEHGKLVKKMGGYLVTMDKAGLDYDANSRWDYYIKKYTDLKNDFAISPDGKYLAKGKISDIVRLWDIKSGKLIREFHGHEKAVLCMAFTPDGKKLVTGSADKTIRVWDVETGEELNVLKGHWEVVFSVNINKEGTKIISGSWDSNARVWDLNTGELLESYPYDQASPYQIEFYGNDIYAIVAGLDKTLKMYELDSKTEVKNFIGHTDVINAFSVHPDQNTLASVSWDGRLKCWNIFTGLQNWKVQFEESLFAVSFNHQGNILAVGGGNRDIEFRDAKNGNLIKTLKGHQAAVTNLSFTQDDKLLISSSEDGMIKIWNVESATEIITYIILNDKDWMAISPEGFFNGTPDAFDKVAFVKGMKSYSANQFFDQYYQPDLLDKVFSSVKNGNINLNDRLQKSPPPTIQLMTPHAGEVFKTDKASVILKVTDQGGGIDEISLMNNGKAIKIENQERKGNVVIVNQDVNLVPGRNEISAVAFSNGRVQSDREKVAVSMEGKLNSTLYLVSIGINKYKNEDLNLNYAAADAEGFSEIISKKSKSLFDRVEVISLKDENATRSEIMNKLDLLSKVVKPQDVLFFYYAGHGSMVDSDFYFIPSDNVKLYNKDKLSKEAIYAGDIQQKLKSIAALKQVLIIDACQSGGSVEVLASRGAEEEKALAQLSRSTGTHVLASAGSDQSAIEFKELGHGLFTYVLLQALSGEADGAPKDGKITVYELKSYVEDQVPEYSRKYRGKMQFPHSFSHGHDFPIVID from the coding sequence GTGAGAATCTACAATTTTTTAATTTTCAGCCTATTTTTTCTATCAGTTGCTATTTCAAACGCTCAGGACATTGAAACTGTGGTTCAGCGCGGCCACTATGCAGCCGTTAAAGCGGTGGCATTTACGCCTGATGGTAAATACTTGCTTACAGGTAGTCGAGATAAATCTATTAAACTCTGGGATTTTGAATCAGGCAGAGAGGTAAGATCTTACCTGGGGCATAAATCAACGGTCAACGACATTGACATTACCTCAGACGGCAAATATTTTGTAAGCAGCTCAGCAGACCGCACCGCTAAGTATTGGGAAATAAGTACTGGTAAGCTTATCCGATCATTCGACATCCATAAAGATTATGTCACTGAAGTTAAGCTTAGCGAAGATGATAAAGTGCTTTTTACAGGAGGTTATGATTTTAAGGCATATCTCTGGAATGTTGCCACTGGCGACACTATTCGAAGTATTAAAGTTGACCCTGATAAAGGTTTAGGATACGGCGTCACAGCTGCTTTTCATCCGAATGGCAGGTTTTTAGCCATCGGTAATGATAATAGCACCACAAGAGTAATCGACTTAAAAAGCGATAAAGAATTTTATGTTAACAAGCCCTCATCAGGCTCTTGCGGAGGATGTGGTACCTCAGTGAGCTATGCTCAGAAAGGTTCGTATTTGATTATGGCCCCAAATAAGGGTAGGATAAAGGTGCAGGATATTGAGGCAGAAAAAATCACTGAAATAGAAACTTATATAGATGAATATCAGACGGTAGCAATGAACGACCAGGGAGATGCCATTATGGCTTTGGGGGAAGATTCTTTAAAGCTATACTCGTGGCCAGCTGTCAAATTAATATATGCCATTGATTTGGGGTTTTCAGCCGAAGCAAGGGGTGCAGCTTTTAGCCCTAATGGCAAAAATATAGTGGTGGTAAGTGACGATCAAAGCATGAATGTCTACGATGCCGAGCATGGAAAGCTGGTCAAAAAAATGGGTGGCTACCTGGTAACTATGGATAAGGCAGGCCTGGACTACGATGCCAATAGCAGATGGGATTATTACATTAAAAAATACACTGATTTAAAAAATGACTTTGCCATTTCACCTGATGGTAAATATCTGGCAAAAGGTAAAATAAGTGATATTGTACGCCTGTGGGATATAAAATCTGGTAAGCTTATTAGAGAGTTTCATGGTCATGAAAAAGCTGTTCTTTGTATGGCATTCACGCCAGATGGTAAAAAGCTGGTTACAGGTAGTGCTGATAAAACCATACGAGTTTGGGATGTAGAAACAGGTGAAGAGCTTAACGTTTTAAAAGGGCACTGGGAAGTGGTTTTTTCAGTAAACATAAATAAAGAGGGCACTAAAATTATCAGTGGTAGCTGGGACTCTAATGCCAGAGTTTGGGACCTGAATACAGGAGAATTACTAGAGTCTTACCCTTATGATCAAGCATCACCTTATCAGATTGAATTCTATGGAAATGATATATATGCCATAGTTGCAGGTCTTGATAAAACATTGAAAATGTATGAGTTAGACTCAAAAACTGAGGTTAAGAATTTTATTGGACATACTGATGTTATTAATGCTTTCTCTGTGCATCCTGACCAAAACACACTGGCGTCCGTTTCTTGGGATGGTCGTTTAAAATGTTGGAACATATTCACTGGTCTCCAAAATTGGAAGGTACAATTTGAGGAGTCTCTTTTTGCGGTGAGCTTTAATCATCAAGGCAATATTCTGGCTGTAGGTGGAGGAAATAGGGATATTGAGTTTAGAGATGCCAAGAATGGTAATCTCATTAAAACGCTGAAAGGGCATCAGGCTGCGGTCACTAACCTATCATTTACTCAAGATGATAAACTCCTCATTAGCTCTAGTGAAGATGGCATGATTAAGATATGGAATGTGGAATCGGCCACAGAGATTATCACCTATATTATTTTGAATGATAAAGATTGGATGGCAATTAGTCCTGAAGGGTTTTTTAATGGTACCCCAGATGCATTTGATAAAGTAGCCTTTGTAAAGGGCATGAAAAGCTATAGTGCCAATCAGTTTTTTGATCAATACTACCAGCCGGATCTTTTGGATAAAGTCTTTAGTTCTGTGAAAAATGGAAATATTAATCTGAATGACAGGCTGCAGAAATCACCACCACCAACTATACAGTTAATGACTCCTCATGCCGGAGAGGTATTTAAAACGGACAAAGCATCGGTGATATTAAAAGTTACGGATCAGGGTGGAGGAATTGACGAAATAAGCCTAATGAATAATGGCAAGGCCATTAAAATTGAGAACCAGGAAAGAAAAGGCAATGTAGTAATTGTAAATCAGGACGTTAACCTGGTTCCAGGTAGAAATGAGATTTCCGCAGTGGCTTTTAGTAATGGCAGGGTGCAGTCAGACCGAGAGAAAGTGGCAGTAAGTATGGAAGGGAAATTGAATTCTACGCTCTATTTAGTATCCATTGGTATAAACAAATACAAAAATGAGGATTTAAACCTCAATTATGCCGCTGCTGATGCTGAAGGTTTTTCTGAGATTATCTCTAAAAAATCAAAGAGTCTTTTTGATCGGGTAGAGGTAATATCACTGAAGGATGAAAATGCCACTAGAAGCGAGATTATGAATAAACTCGATTTGCTTTCAAAGGTGGTAAAGCCTCAGGATGTGCTCTTTTTCTATTATGCCGGCCATGGAAGTATGGTAGACTCTGATTTTTATTTTATCCCATCAGATAATGTGAAATTGTATAATAAAGATAAACTTTCTAAAGAGGCCATTTACGCAGGAGATATTCAGCAAAAACTTAAGTCTATTGCCGCTTTAAAGCAGGTTTTGATTATAGATGCATGCCAATCTGGCGGTAGCGTGGAGGTGCTTGCCAGCCGTGGAGCGGAAGAGGAAAAAGCTCTGGCTCAGTTATCTCGCAGTACTGGTACACATGTTCTAGCCTCAGCAGGTAGTGATCAGTCCGCTATAGAATTTAAAGAGCTTGGCCATGGTTTATTTACCTATGTTTTGCTTCAGGCGTTGAGCGGAGAGGCTGATGGAGCTCCAAAAGATGGTAAAATCACCGTTTATGAGCTGAAATCGTATGTAGAAGATCAGGTGCCGGAGTATTCCAGAAAATATAGAGGTAAAATGCAGTTTCCTCATTCCTTTTCTCATGGCCATGATTTTCCTATAGTTATAGATTAA
- the metK gene encoding methionine adenosyltransferase translates to MPYLFTSESVSEGHPDKIADQISDALIDNFLAFDPQSKVACETLVTTGLTVLSGEVKSEAYLDVQQIARDVINRIGYTKGEYMFDGNSCGVISAIHEQSPDINQGVDRGNPEEQGAGDQGMMFGYATGETDDYMPLALDLSHKMLIELANLRREGSEIGYLRPDAKSQVTIEYSDDNVPQKIVAIVLSTQHDDFDTEEKMLAKIREDIVNILIPRVKAQLKPEIQALFSDDIKYHINPTGKFVIGGPHGDTGLTGRKIIVDTYGGKGAHGGGAFSGKDPSKVDRSAAYATRHIAKNLVAAGVAEEVLVQVSYAIGVVEPMGIFINTYGTSKVDLSDGEIAKKVEQIFDMRPYAIETRLKLRNPIYSETAAYGHMGRENKVVQKTFTAANGEVITKDVELFPWEKLDFVDKVKEAFGL, encoded by the coding sequence ATGCCTTACTTATTTACCTCGGAGTCGGTTTCTGAAGGCCACCCGGACAAAATAGCAGATCAAATATCTGACGCACTTATTGATAACTTTCTTGCCTTTGACCCACAGTCTAAAGTTGCTTGCGAAACCTTGGTAACTACAGGTTTAACCGTGCTTAGTGGTGAGGTAAAGTCAGAAGCTTACCTTGATGTACAGCAAATAGCCAGAGATGTGATCAACAGAATTGGTTACACCAAAGGAGAATACATGTTCGATGGAAATTCTTGTGGTGTAATTTCTGCCATCCACGAGCAGTCTCCAGACATTAATCAGGGGGTAGATAGAGGAAACCCTGAAGAGCAAGGAGCTGGTGATCAAGGTATGATGTTCGGTTATGCTACTGGCGAAACGGATGATTATATGCCTTTGGCGCTAGATCTTTCACACAAGATGCTTATCGAGCTGGCAAATCTTAGAAGAGAAGGAAGTGAAATTGGCTACTTAAGACCAGATGCTAAGAGTCAGGTTACTATTGAATATTCTGATGACAATGTGCCTCAAAAGATTGTAGCTATTGTACTTTCAACTCAGCACGATGATTTCGATACTGAAGAGAAGATGCTAGCTAAAATCCGTGAGGATATAGTAAATATTTTAATACCTAGAGTTAAAGCTCAGTTGAAGCCAGAGATTCAGGCCTTATTCTCTGATGATATCAAATATCATATTAACCCTACTGGTAAGTTCGTAATCGGTGGTCCTCATGGAGATACTGGTTTAACGGGTCGTAAGATCATTGTGGATACTTACGGTGGTAAAGGTGCTCATGGTGGTGGTGCATTCTCAGGTAAAGATCCTTCGAAAGTAGACAGATCTGCAGCCTACGCTACCAGACATATTGCTAAAAACCTTGTAGCTGCGGGTGTGGCGGAAGAGGTTCTTGTGCAGGTGTCTTATGCTATCGGTGTGGTAGAGCCTATGGGAATATTCATCAATACCTACGGTACTTCCAAAGTAGATTTATCTGATGGTGAAATAGCTAAGAAGGTAGAGCAAATCTTCGATATGCGTCCTTATGCTATTGAGACAAGATTGAAGTTAAGAAATCCGATTTACTCAGAAACAGCGGCTTACGGACACATGGGCCGTGAGAATAAAGTGGTGCAAAAGACATTCACTGCAGCTAACGGAGAAGTAATTACTAAAGATGTAGAGTTATTCCCTTGGGAAAAACTAGACTTCGTAGATAAAGTAAAAGAAGCATTCGGCCTTTAA
- a CDS encoding alpha/beta fold hydrolase, protein MELNYKVFGEGKPLIILHGLFGSADNWLTIAKDLAEHNYQIFLVDQRNHGDSPHSDEFNYTAMAADLNEFIETHQLERPLILGHSMGGKTVMKFAVNYADKWDKIIVVDIGPKAYPVHHDVILKGLKSIDLPNIKSRGDADKQLSEYVKDMGTRQFLLKNLARDKQGGYKWKINLPVIDKNIENVGEGLEEPLAIEREVLFIRGEKSDYILDQDIILINQIFPNSEVKTIKGAGHWVHAEKPNEVEELMLEFFR, encoded by the coding sequence ATGGAGTTAAATTATAAGGTTTTTGGAGAGGGGAAACCCCTAATTATATTACACGGACTTTTTGGTTCTGCGGATAACTGGCTCACTATAGCAAAGGATTTAGCAGAACATAACTATCAAATTTTCCTGGTAGATCAACGTAATCATGGGGATTCTCCGCATAGCGATGAGTTTAACTACACAGCTATGGCAGCAGACTTAAATGAGTTCATTGAAACTCACCAATTAGAAAGGCCATTGATCTTGGGGCATTCTATGGGTGGAAAAACGGTGATGAAATTTGCTGTAAACTACGCGGATAAATGGGATAAAATTATTGTAGTAGACATTGGCCCTAAAGCATATCCCGTGCATCACGATGTCATTCTGAAAGGCCTTAAATCCATTGATTTGCCAAACATCAAGTCTAGAGGTGATGCTGATAAGCAACTATCAGAGTATGTTAAAGATATGGGAACCAGACAGTTCTTACTTAAAAACCTTGCTAGAGATAAACAAGGCGGATACAAATGGAAAATTAACCTGCCCGTAATTGATAAAAATATTGAAAATGTGGGAGAAGGACTTGAGGAACCCTTAGCCATAGAAAGAGAGGTGCTTTTCATTAGAGGAGAGAAGTCTGACTATATCTTAGATCAGGATATTATTCTTATCAATCAGATATTCCCTAACTCAGAAGTAAAGACTATAAAGGGTGCTGGCCATTGGGTACATGCAGAAAAGCCTAATGAAGTGGAGGAGCTAATGCTGGAGTTTTTCAGGTAA
- a CDS encoding SAM-dependent methyltransferase — MSKGALYLIPSVISEGETSVIPEQVRSIVKNTEYFVVENVRTARRYISSLKLGLTIEDLHFDVLDKKTPDQAVAKLLKPLHEGKNVGVISESGCPGIADPGSRAVAYAHKNDIQVVPLVGPSSLFLALMASGFNGQRFAFHGYLPIKKSELETAIRKMETESAKSNQTQIFIEAPYRNNQLLEQFIKNCNPNTKLCVAKDVSGNSEFIKTLSIAQWKKVKVDLHKIPTVFLLFSGDI; from the coding sequence ATGTCTAAAGGGGCTTTGTACTTAATTCCCTCAGTAATTTCTGAAGGAGAAACTAGCGTAATACCTGAGCAGGTAAGATCAATCGTAAAGAATACTGAATATTTCGTGGTGGAGAACGTACGCACCGCAAGAAGATATATTAGTAGTTTGAAATTAGGCTTAACCATAGAAGATCTCCATTTTGATGTTCTTGATAAGAAAACACCAGATCAGGCGGTAGCTAAATTGCTCAAACCATTGCATGAAGGTAAAAATGTAGGCGTTATCTCAGAGTCCGGCTGCCCGGGTATAGCTGACCCAGGATCTAGAGCAGTGGCCTACGCACATAAAAATGATATTCAGGTGGTGCCTTTAGTGGGGCCATCTTCACTTTTTCTGGCATTGATGGCCTCTGGCTTCAATGGACAGCGATTTGCCTTTCATGGTTATCTGCCTATAAAAAAGAGTGAATTGGAAACGGCCATTAGAAAAATGGAAACTGAATCTGCCAAAAGCAATCAGACACAGATATTTATAGAAGCTCCTTACAGGAATAACCAACTTCTGGAGCAATTCATTAAAAACTGTAATCCTAATACAAAACTTTGCGTGGCTAAAGACGTTTCTGGGAATAGTGAATTTATAAAAACACTATCCATTGCGCAGTGGAAAAAGGTTAAAGTAGACCTGCATAAAATTCCAACTGTGTTTTTATTATTTAGCGGCGATATATAA
- a CDS encoding DUF2905 domain-containing protein, which yields MGKTLIIIGIALIIIGAIIHFGIKIPLLGKLPGDIHIKKENYSFYFPIMTSVVLSILLSVIFYIIRKLKG from the coding sequence ATGGGAAAAACGCTGATCATCATTGGTATTGCCTTAATCATTATAGGCGCCATTATTCACTTTGGAATTAAGATCCCCCTATTAGGCAAACTACCTGGAGACATCCATATCAAAAAAGAAAATTACAGCTTCTATTTCCCAATAATGACCAGCGTAGTATTAAGTATATTGCTCTCGGTAATATTCTACATTATTCGCAAACTGAAGGGTTAA
- a CDS encoding DUF3244 domain-containing protein: MKQLIKNSLLVIMFIMSLSTFASGASPYVKVKSYDAKKFVVIIKSANPTDLQISLKDNNNYQIYSEKHANLTDGYAKKFDVADLPDGNYFLEIENEQKIDVYSIEIAEGQLNIENDSRVAIFKPQVFQKGNMVDIAMLKYLDVPMTFSIINNTNDIVYEDTLADSQSVNKRYDMSKLDPGIYTLRFNLAGRSFTKSIDLK; encoded by the coding sequence ATGAAACAACTTATTAAGAACAGCCTATTAGTGATTATGTTTATCATGTCACTGTCTACGTTTGCTTCCGGTGCTTCACCATATGTAAAAGTGAAGAGTTATGACGCAAAGAAATTTGTAGTTATCATAAAGTCAGCTAATCCAACTGATTTGCAGATTAGTCTGAAAGATAACAATAACTATCAAATTTATAGCGAGAAACACGCGAATTTGACTGATGGTTACGCAAAGAAGTTTGACGTAGCAGATCTACCTGATGGCAACTATTTTCTTGAGATCGAAAATGAGCAGAAAATAGATGTGTATTCTATAGAGATAGCTGAGGGGCAATTGAACATTGAAAACGATAGCCGCGTAGCTATCTTCAAGCCTCAGGTATTCCAAAAAGGGAATATGGTAGATATAGCCATGCTGAAATACTTAGATGTACCTATGACATTCAGCATTATTAACAACACAAATGACATTGTCTATGAAGACACATTGGCTGATAGCCAGTCTGTTAACAAAAGATATGACATGTCTAAGCTTGATCCAGGAATCTACACTTTGAGATTCAATCTGGCAGGCAGATCATTCACGAAATCAATTGATTTAAAATAA
- a CDS encoding AraC family transcriptional regulator, with protein MAKKPRLEKINPAFGTSFHVKRYADPCRNKLPYWHIHPEMEIVYVNGGSGKRHIGNQMSYFNNGDLIFIGSNLPHFGFTDRLTANSSETIIQMREDFLGEGFFELPEMSVIKKLIQRSKSGLVFHGDTKESAGSKIENLVNLDPFNRIVSLLDILKELAVSEEYTVLNVDGYALEIEPQDNDRINSVYQYVRKNFQRPISLEEISDMVSMTVPAFCRYFKKISGKTFTQFVNEYRLVHASKLLSESHTSITEISFECGFNNFSHFNKQFKAFTGKSPSKYRSELKKVLDAE; from the coding sequence ATGGCAAAGAAACCAAGATTAGAAAAAATTAATCCTGCGTTTGGTACTTCCTTTCATGTAAAAAGGTATGCAGACCCTTGCAGGAATAAACTTCCGTACTGGCATATACACCCAGAAATGGAAATTGTTTACGTAAATGGTGGTAGTGGTAAAAGACATATTGGTAATCAGATGTCCTATTTTAACAATGGAGATTTGATTTTCATAGGGTCCAACCTGCCTCATTTTGGCTTTACAGACAGACTTACCGCCAATAGCTCTGAAACAATCATTCAAATGAGAGAAGATTTTCTGGGAGAAGGATTTTTTGAGCTTCCGGAAATGTCAGTCATTAAAAAATTAATCCAGAGATCTAAAAGTGGTCTGGTATTTCATGGAGATACTAAAGAAAGTGCAGGTTCTAAGATTGAAAACCTGGTGAACCTTGATCCATTTAATAGAATAGTGAGTCTTTTAGATATATTAAAGGAGCTAGCTGTTTCTGAAGAGTATACTGTGCTTAATGTAGATGGCTATGCCCTTGAAATAGAACCTCAGGATAATGATCGGATCAATTCTGTATATCAATATGTAAGAAAAAACTTCCAAAGGCCTATTAGTCTGGAAGAGATATCAGATATGGTGAGCATGACTGTGCCAGCCTTCTGCCGTTATTTTAAAAAGATTTCGGGTAAAACATTTACACAATTTGTAAATGAGTACAGGTTAGTGCATGCCTCTAAGCTTCTCTCAGAAAGCCACACTAGTATTACAGAGATATCATTTGAGTGTGGATTTAATAATTTTTCTCATTTTAATAAGCAGTTTAAAGCCTTTACAGGAAAGAGCCCTTCTAAATATAGAAGTGAGCTGAAGAAGGTTTTGGATGCCGAATGA